A genome region from Salvia splendens isolate huo1 chromosome 19, SspV2, whole genome shotgun sequence includes the following:
- the LOC121779389 gene encoding stemmadenine O-acetyltransferase-like, giving the protein MIMNIEIISNEMIKPSSPTPNHLRNYKLNLLDQLIPAAYAPIVIFFPNHDGIAISFQVDLLKKTLSETLTHFFPLAGTIKADELSIDCDDQGACFTKAKANCSLNDFLKRPDLKQIAQFLPCGLTSTGLSMTNVQATELECGGIALGVCISHRVVDGAALSFFLKFWANATAANEKPSFAPDFTASCLFPVDGSWLRDASMVMWGSLFKKGKCVTRRFVFGSASLALLKDRATGVGGSSPTRVEAVSGFIWKHAMAAYAERCGAKNEPSLLTHLVNLRKRAVPNFSQESLGNLMWIASAMCGGGGDLGLPALVDKVRRSISVVDGECVKKLGGEKGSKIILECIKEIEQVGSENVHHLGFSSWCKLGFYDIDFGWGKPVWVSNIDTSGPCFMNLVVLIDMRSGDGMEAWVTLEEQDMAALEHDQEFTSFASLNSSPL; this is encoded by the coding sequence ATGATCATGAACATCGAGATTATATCCAATGAGATGATCAAGCCTTCTTCTCCAACTCCAAACCACCTCAGAAACTACAAACTCAACCTATTGGATCAGCTCATTCCAGCTGCCTACGCTCCCATTGTAATCTTCTTCCCAAATCACGACGGCATCGCCATCTCTTTTCAAGTCGATCTGCTCAAGAAAACGCTCTCGGAAACATTAACGCACTTCTTCCCGCTTGCAGGAACGATCAAAGCAGACGAGCTCTCCATCGACTGTGATGATCAAGGTGCTTGCTTCACCAAAGCAAAAGCAAACTGCAGTTTGAATGATTTTCTCAAGCGCCCTGACCTCAAACAGATAGCACAGTTCCTCCCGTGCGGGCTGACCAGCACGGGGCTCTCCATGACCAACGTGCAAGCCACTGAATTAGAGTGTGGTGGGATTGCTCTTGGTGTGTGTATATCTCATAGAGTTGTTGATGGAGCTGCATTGAGTTTCTTCCTCAAGTTTTGGGCTAATGCTACTGCTGCTAACGAGAAACCCTCGTTCGCTCCTGATTTCACCGCCTCTTGCCTCTTCCCTGTCGATGGCTCGTGGCTCAGGGATGCATCAATGGTGATGTGGGGTTCTTTGTTCAAGAAGGGGAAGTGTGTTACTAGAAGATTTGTGTTTGGTAGCGCGTCGTTGGCCTTGCTCAAGGATAGAGCAACTGGCGTGGGTGGCAGTAGTCCTACACGGGTGGAGGCCGTCTCTGGCTTCATATGGAAACATGCAATGGCTGCGTATGCTGAGAGATGTGGTGCCAAGAATGAGCCTTCTCTACTCACACATTTGGTTAATCTAAGGAAAAGGGCAGTCCCAAATTTCTCACAAGAGTCTCTTGGCAACTTGATGTGGATAGCAAGTGCAATGTGTGGAGGTGGGGGTGATTTGGGGCTTCCTGCGCTGGTGGATAAAGTGAGGAGGTCGATATCCGTTGTAGATGGAGAGTGTGTGAAGAAGTTAGGAGGTGAAAAGGGATCGAAAATTATTCTCGAGTGCATAAAAGAGATTGAACAAGTGGGGAGTGAGAATGTGCACCATTTAGGGTTTTCGAGCTGGTGCAAATTAGGGTTCTACGATATCGATTTTGGGTGGGGGAAGCCGGTTTGGGTTAGCAACATCGATACGAGCGGGCCGTGTTTTATGAATCTTGTTGTTTTGATTGACATGAGAAGTGGTGATGGAATGGAAGCTTGGGTGACACTGGAGGAGCAAGATATGGCTGCCTTGGAGCATGATCAAGAGTTCACAAGTTTTGCCTCATTGAATTCAAGCCCCCTCTAA
- the LOC121778554 gene encoding uncharacterized sugar epimerase YhfK-like, producing the protein MAGSASVLSLSPLYCNRAFHNAKPSSSFQNRLSFTCFSSKKKLGFTDQILDYIEGGPKLRKWYGAPDILEKDGDELNEDAASEENEVRDAVLVTDGDNEIGQMIILQLIVKRLRVKALVKDKRVAMEAFGAYVESLAGDLKEKIFLKKAFRGVRAVICPVEGSLYNIDGWKGVQNVILLSKLSVYRELSGIQAIMNSYTRKLAEEDEDAVKASGVPYTIIRTGVLKNTPGGQQGFCFDEGCASKGSLSKEDAAFICVEALDNAPQNGLLFEVVNGDEKVSDWKKCFADLIERST; encoded by the exons ATGGCGGGTTCAGCTTCAGTTCTCTCTCTATCACCCCTCTACTGCAACCGCGCTTTCCATAATGCCAAACCCTCTTCCTCTTTCCAAAATCGCCTCTCATTTACCTGCTTCTCGTCCAAGAAGAAGCTCGGCTTCACTGACCAGATTCTCGATTACATTGAAG GTGGACCAAAGTTGAGGAAATGGTATGGGGCACCTGATATTCTTGAGAAAGATGGTGATGAACTAAATGAAGATGCGGCTTCAG AGGAAAATGAAGTTAGAGATGCTGTGTTAGTAACTGACGGGGACAATGAGATTGGTCAG ATGATTATACTTCAGCTAATCGTCAAAAGGCTTCGAGTAAAAGCACTTGTGAAGGACAAGCGTGTTGCCATGGAAGCATTTGGCGCTTATGTTGAG tctTTGGCTGGAGATCTAAAGGAGAAGATCTTCCTCAAGAAGGCCTTTAGAGGTGTTCGTGCAGTTATATGCCCAGTT GAAGGAAGCTTGTACAATATTGATGGCTGGAAAGGCGTGCAGAATGTGATCTTGTTGTCTAAG TTGTCCGTTTATAGGGAGTTGAGCGGCATTCAAGCGATCATGAACAGCTACACCAGGAAACTAGCTGAGGAAGATGAGGATGCGGTGAAGGCCTCTGGTGTCCCCTATACCATCATCAGAACTGGGGTCCTGAAAAATACACCTGGGGGGCAACAAGGTTTCTGCTTTGATGAG GGTTGTGCATCAAAGGGAAGTCTTAGCAAAGAAGATGCTGCCTTTATTTGTGTAGAGGCATTAGACAATGCCCCTCAGAATGGATTGCTATTTGAG GTTGTTAACGGCGACGAGAAGGTTTCCGACTGGAAAAAATGTTTTGCTGATTTGATAGAAAGATCAACATAG